One segment of Pantoea sp. Lij88 DNA contains the following:
- a CDS encoding transporter substrate-binding domain-containing protein, with product MKKVLMAVATAALLMAQAGSALADQLQDIQKRGVIRVAVPQDFPPFGSVGTDLQPQGYDIDTAKYLAKQMKLKLQLVPVSSANRVPYLQTDKVDLVISSMGKNAEREKVIDFTRAYAPFFLGVFGPKGDEIKAASALSGKSIGVTRGAVEDMVLSEVAPKDAQVKRYEDNNTTLSAYLSGQVQYVATGNLVVAAIARQNPAKAPVAQFMLKDSPCFIGLKKDEPALKAKVNELIEQGIKDGTLNKLSEEWLKAPLPANLGA from the coding sequence ATGAAAAAAGTTTTAATGGCGGTTGCGACAGCGGCATTACTGATGGCACAAGCGGGAAGCGCGCTGGCCGATCAACTGCAGGACATCCAGAAACGCGGCGTCATCCGCGTCGCCGTGCCGCAGGATTTTCCGCCGTTTGGTTCGGTCGGCACGGACCTGCAGCCGCAGGGGTATGACATCGACACGGCAAAGTATCTGGCAAAACAGATGAAACTTAAGTTGCAGCTGGTGCCGGTCAGCAGTGCCAACCGCGTGCCTTATCTGCAAACCGACAAGGTCGATCTGGTCATCTCCAGCATGGGTAAAAATGCCGAGCGTGAGAAAGTGATCGACTTTACCCGCGCCTATGCGCCGTTCTTCCTGGGCGTGTTTGGTCCGAAGGGCGATGAAATCAAAGCGGCCTCAGCCCTGAGCGGCAAGTCGATTGGCGTGACGCGCGGTGCGGTAGAGGACATGGTGCTCAGCGAAGTGGCCCCGAAAGATGCGCAGGTGAAACGCTATGAAGACAACAACACCACACTGTCTGCGTATCTCTCCGGTCAGGTGCAGTATGTCGCAACCGGTAACCTGGTCGTCGCCGCCATTGCGCGCCAGAATCCGGCCAAAGCGCCCGTCGCGCAGTTCATGCTGAAAGATTCACCCTGCTTTATCGGCCTGAAGAAAGATGAGCCAGCGTTGAAAGCCAAAGTGAATGAGCTGATTGAGCAGGGCATCAAAGATGGCACCCTGAATAAACTGTCAGAAGAGTGGCTGAAAGCGCCGCTGCCCGCCAACCTCGGCGCCTGA